A genomic window from Silene latifolia isolate original U9 population chromosome Y, ASM4854445v1, whole genome shotgun sequence includes:
- the LOC141629722 gene encoding uncharacterized protein LOC141629722: protein MSNLAKLEFAALEISGKNYLLWVLDAEIHLDAKGLGETIKDGNKATCQDKANAMIFLRRHLHEGLKNEYLTIKDPQILWSNLKERYDHQKTVILPNARYDWMHLRLQDFKSACEYNSAMFKITSQLKLCGEKVTDMDMLEKTYSTFHANNIVLQTQYREKGFKKYFELISCLLVAEQNNELLMKNHESRPTGSTPLPEANIMSYNEKGNYRDHASSSGQGRGRGQWRGRGRGRGRRLGGRNGGRGGYFKKTHSHLQWNRKDNTGEKDKSETVTNICYRCGAKGHWSRVCRTPKHLVDLYLQSVKQKRKNTETNMVIEDGEGDFDSGDTTHLEVDDFFPTPEGN from the coding sequence ATGTCAAACCTTGCAAAACTTGAATTTGCGGCCCTTGAAATTTCGGGAAAGAATTATTTACTTTGGGTGTTAGATGCTGAAATACACCTAGATGCAAAAGGGCTTGGTGAGACGATAAAAGATGGAAATAAAGCAACATGTCAAGATAAGGCTAATGCTATGATATTTCTTCGCCGTCACCTCCACGAGGGTCTTAAAAATGAATATTTGACTATTAAAGACCCACAAATTCTTTGGAGCAATCTAAAGGAAAGGTATGATCACCAGAAAACCGTCATATTGCCAAACGCTCGCTATGATTGGATGCATTTGAGATTGCAAGATTTCAAATCTGCCTGTGAATATAATTCAGCCATGTTCAAAATTACTTCTCAATTGAAGTTATGTGGCGAGAAAGTCACAGATATGGATATGTTAGAAAAAACATATTCTACTTTTCACGCTAATAATATTGTCCTGCAGACACAATATCGTGAAAAGGGTTTTAAGAAATATTTTGAATTAATATCTTGTTTGTTGGTGGCTGAGCAAAATAATGAgcttttgatgaaaaatcatgaATCACGTCCTACTGGTTCTACCCCATTGCCAGAAGCAAATATTATGTCCTATAATGAAAAGGGGAATTATAGAGACCATGCCAGCAGCAGTGGTCAAGGTCGTGGCCGTGGACAATGGCGCGGCCGTGGGCGTGGACGTGGACGTAGATTAGGTGGTCGTAATGGAGGTCGTGGAGGTTATTTCAAAAAGACACATTCCCACCTGCAGTGGAACCGAAAAGATAATACGGGTGAGAAAGATAAAAGCGAAACTGTGACCAATATATGTTATCGTTGTGGTGCAAAAGGGCATTGGTCACGCGTTTGTCGCACACCCAAACACCTTGTTGATCTTTATCTTCAATCAGTAAAGCAGAAAAGAAAGAATACCGAAACAAATATGGTGATTGAAGATGGCGAAGGTGACTTTGATTCAGGCGATACAACTCACCTAGAAGTGGATGATTTCTTCCCGACCCCCGAAGGGAATTAG